AACAAGATGGACAAGATCGGCGCCGACTTCTATCGCTCGGTCGAGATGGTCAAGTCCCGTCTCGGAGCGACACCGGTTGTCATTCAGCTCCCGATCGGCGCCGAAAACGACTTTGCCGGCGTGATCGACCTGATCGAGATGAAGGCGCTTGTCTGGGATGGCGAACACCTCGGCGCGCAGTGGGATATCACGGATATTCCGGCTGACATGAAGGACAAGGCCGAAGAGTGGCGCGAAGCGATGATCGAGGCGGTCGTCGAGATCGACGAAGCCGCCATGGAAGCCTATCTCGAAGGCGAAATGCCGGACAATGACACGATCCGCAAGCTCCTCCGCAAGGGCACGATCGGCGTTCAGTTCTTCCCGATGCTGTGCGGCTCGGCTTTCAAGAACAAGGGCGTCCAGCCGCTTCTCGACGCCGTCGTCGACTTCCTGCCGTCGCCGATCGACATCGAGTCGATCAAGGGTATCGACGTCAAGACCGAAGCCGATATCGAGCGCCACGCTGATGACAACGAACCGCTTTCGATGCTGGCGTTCAAGATCATGAACGACCCCTTCGTCGGTTCGCTGACCTTCTGCCGCGTCTATTCGGGCAAGCTCGAAAAGGGCTCCTCGGTGATGAACACGGTCAAGGAAAAGCGCGAGCGCGTCGGCCGCATGCTGCAGATGCATTCGAACTCGCGTTCGGACATCGAGGAAGCCTATGCCGGTGACATCGTTGCGCTTGCCGGGCTGAAGGAAACCACCACCGGTGACACGCTCTGCGACCCGCTGAAGCCCGTTATTCTGGAGCGGATGGAATTCCCCGAGCCGGTCATCCGCATCGCGATCGAGCCGAAGACCAAGGCCGACCAGGAGAAGATGGGCATCGCGCTCAACCGTCTCGCTGCCGAAGACCCGTCCTTCCGCGTGTTCTCCGACGAGGAGAGCGGTCAGACGATCATCGCCGGCATGGGCGAGCTTCACCTCGACATTCTCGTCGATCGCATGAAGCGCGAGTTCAAGGTCGAGGCCAATGTCGGCGCGCCGCAGGTTGCCTACCGCGAAACGATCACGCAGGCCCACGAAGAAGACTACACCCACAAGAAGCAGTCGGGTGGTTCGGGTCAGTTCGCCCGCGTCAAGATCATCTTCGAACCCAATCCGGACGGCGAGGATTTCGTTTTCGAATCCAAGATCGTCGGCGGCTCGGTTCCGAAGGAATACATCCCCGGTGTCCAGAAGGGTATCGAAAGCGTTCTGTCGTCGGGTCCGCTCGCCGGCTTCCCGATGCTCGGCATCAAGGCCACCCTCGTCGACGGCGCCTACCACGATGTCGACTCCTCGGTCCTCGCCTTCGAAATCGCCGCGCGCGCCTGCTTCCGCGAAGCTGCCCGCAAGGCCGGCGCCCAGCTCCTCGAGCCAATCATGAGCGTCGAGGTGGTGACCCCGGAAGATTACGTTGGCGACGTCATCGGCGACCTGAACTCCCGTCGCGGCCAGATCCAGGGCCAGGAGCCGCGCGGCAACGCAACGGTCATCGAGGCCGAGGTTCCGCTCGCGAACATGTTCAAGTATGTCGACACGCTGCGTTCGATGTCTCAGGGCCGCGCGCAGTACACGATGACCTTCGATCACAACGCGCCGGTCCCCTCGAACGTCGCGCAGGAAATTCAGGCGAAGTATTCCGGTTCGAAGTAACCGGGGTCGTCACCTTAACGAGTTGGCCCCCTTGCGGGGTCTGGAAAGAATAGGAGCCTAAAATGGCAAAGGCAAAGTTTGAGCGGAGCAAACCGCACGTCAACATCGGCACGATCGGTCACGTTGACCACGGCAAGACGACACTGACGGCTGCGATCACGAAGTTCTTCGGTGACTTCCGTGCGTATGACCAGATCGACGCGGCGCCGGAAGAAAAGGCGCGCGGCATCACCATTTCGACGGCGCACGTCGAATATGAGACCGACAAGCGTCACTACGCCCATGTCGACTGCCCCGGCCACGCCGACTATGTGAAGAACATGATCACCGGCGCTGCGCAGATGGACGGCGCGATCCTGGTATGCTCGGCCGCCGACGGCCCGATGCCGCAGACCCGCGAGCACATCCTGCTTGCCCGTCAGGTCGGCGTTCCGGCGATCGTCGTCTTCCTCAACAAGGTCGACCAGGTCGACGACGAGGAGCTGCTCGAGCTCGTCGAGATGGAAGTGCGCGAGCTGCTGGACTCTTACGAGTTCCCCGGCGACGAAATCCCGATCATCAAGGGTTCGGCTCTTGCCGCTCTGGAAGACAGCAACAAGGAAATCGGCGAAGACGCGATCCGCGCGCTGATGGCGGCCGTGGACGACTATGTCCCGACGCCCGAGCGTCCGGTTGACCAGCCCTTCCTGATGCCGATCGAGGACGTGTTCTCGATCTCCGGCCGCGGCACGGTCGTGACCGGCCGCGTCGAGCGCGGCATCGTCAAGGTTGGCGAGGAAGTCGAGATCGTCGGCATCAAGGCGACGCAGAAGACGACGGTGACCGGCGTTGAAATGTTCCGCAAGCTGCTCGACCAGGGCCAGGCCGGCGACAACATCGGCGCGCTGATCCGCGGCATCAACCGCGACCAGGTCGAGCGTGGCCAGATCCTGTGCAAGCCCGGTTCGGTGACGCCGCACACGAAGTTCAAGGCAGAAGCCTACATCCTGACGAAGGATGAGGGCGGCCGCCACACGCCGTTCTTCACCAACTACCGTCCGCAGTTCTACTTCCGCACGACGGACGTGACGGGTGTCGTCACGCTTCCGGAAGGCACGGAAATGGTTATGCCGGGCGACAACGTCACGGTTGACGTCGAGCTGATCGTTCCGATCGCGATGGAAGAAAAGCTGCGCTTCGCCATCCGCGAAGGCGGCCGCACCGTCGGCGCCGGCATCGTGGCATCGATCGTCGAGTAATCGACGCGCGACAGGCACTTTGATTGCGAGGTAGGGACGGGGCAACCTGTCCCTACTTTTGAAGATTGAAGAGAGCGGTCGAAGTTCAACGAATGCGCCTGATCGATGACGAGAAGGCGGGAAGAATAAGAAGACAAGGACGAGTCGCATGAACGGCCAGAATATCCGCATCCGCCTGAAGGCGTTTGATCACCGGATCCTTGATGCCTCCACGCGTGAGATCGTTTCCACGGCCAAGCGTACGGGCGCGAATGTGCGCGGTCCGGTTCCGCTGCCGACCCGGATCGAGAAGTTCACGGTCAACCGTGGTCCGCATATCGACAAGAAGAGCCGCGAGCAGTTTGAAATGCGCACCCACAAGCGCCTGCTCGACATTGTCGATCCGACCCCCCAGACGGTCGATGCTCTGATGAAGCTCGATCTGGCTGCCGGCGTCGACGTCGAAATCAAGCTCTGATCTTTCAGGGTAGGGATAATTAAACGGGACCAATCGCTGCGCGCGCCTTGATGCGATGCGCATGACGTCCCAAACAGAGACACGCCGGGACCGCAAGGGCCTGGCCGGAACTCTAAAAGGAACGAACCGATGCGTTCAGGTGTAATAGCACAGAAGGTGGGAATGACCCGCGTCTTCAATGACGCAGGAGAGCATATCCCGGTAACAGTTTTGCGAATGGACGGCTGCCAGGTCGTCGCAACGCGCACGAAAGACAAAAACGGCTATACGGCTGTTCAGCTCGGTGCTGGCCGTTCGAAGGTCAAGAACACGTCGAAGGCGCTGCGCGGCCATTTTGCCAAGGGCTCTGTCGAACCCAAGGCCAAGCTGGTCGAGTTCCGCGTTTCCGAAGACAACCTGCTCGAGATCGGCGCCGAACTGACGGCCGGCCATTTCGTGTCGGGTCAGCTCGTCGACGTGACCGGCACCACCATCGGTAAGGGTTTTGCCGGTGCGATGAAGCGCCACAACTTCGGCGGCCTGCGCGCCACCCACGGTGTCTCGATCTCGCACCGTTCGCATGGTTCGACCGGTTCCAACCAGGATCCGGGCAAGGTCTGGAAGGGCAAGAAGATGGCTGGTCACATGGGCCAGACCCGCGTCACCACCCAGAACCTCGAAGTCGTCCGCACCGATGAAGAGCGCGGTCTGATCCTCGTCAAGGGAGCCGTTCCCGGTTCCAAGGGCGCCTGGATCACGGTTCGCGACGCTGTGAAGTCCGGTGTGCCTGAAAATGCGCCGCGGCCCGCCGGCCTGCGCGCGGCTGAAACCAATGGAGCCGAGTAATGGATCTCACCGTCAAAACACTTGAGGGCAAGGACGCCGGCAAGGTCAGCCTGAAGGACGAGATCTTCGGCCTGGAACCGCGCGAAGACATCCTCGCCCGCATGGTTCGCTATCAGCTGGCAAAGAAGCGCCAGGGCAGCCACAAGGTCAAGGGTCGTTCGGAAGTCGCTCTGACCGGCGCCAAGATGTACAAGCAGAAGGGCACGGGCAATGCCCGCCACCACGCCAAGCGTGCGCCGCAGTTCCGCGGCGGTGGTCGCGCCCACGGCCCGGTTGTTCGCGACCATGCGCATGACCTGCCGAAGAAGCTTCGCGCGCTGGCCCTGAAACATGCGCTTTCGGCCAAGGCCAAGGGCGAGAACATCATCATTGTCGATGACCTCGTCGCCAAGGAAGCAAAGACCAAGGCGCTCATCGCGCAGTTTGCCGGCCTCGGCCTGGAAAACGCTCTGATCATCGGCGGTTCGGAAGTCGACGGCAACTTCAAGCTTGCCGCGCGCAACATTCCGAATATCGATGTTCTGCCGGTTCAGGGCATCAATGTTTACGACATTCTGCGCCGCGGAAAGCTCGTGCTTTCCAAGTCCGCAGTCGAAGCTCTGGAGGAGCGGTTCAAATGAGCGATATCCGCCATTACGACGTGATCGTTTCGCCGGTCATTACCGAGAAGTCGACGCTGGTTTCGGACAATAACCAGGTTGTCTTCAACGTTGCCAAGAATGCGAGCAAGCCCGAGATCAAGGCCGCTGTCGAAGAGCTCTTCGGCGTCAAGGTCAAGTCCGTGAACACGCTCGTGCGCAAGGGCAAGATCAAGCGCTTCCGGAATTTCTCCGGCAAGCAGAAGGACGTCAAGAAGGCGATCGTCACGCTGGCCGAAGGTCAGTCCGTAGACGTGACGACCGGCGTTTGAAACAGACCCGGTAGGGTAAAGACCCAATAGGGAATGAGAAAATGGCATTGAAAACATTCAATCCGACAACGCCGAGCCAGCGCCAACTGGTAATCGTCGAGCGTTCGGAGCTTTACAAGGGCAAGCCCGTCAAGGCGTTGACGCAGGGCCTGTCTTCGAAAGGCGGTCGTAACAACTACGGCCGCGTGACGGCCCGCTTCCAGGGCGGCGGTCACAAGCGCACCTACCGCATGATCGACTTCAAGCGCCGCAAGTTCGGCGTCGAGGGCACGGTCGAGCGTCTGGAATACGACCCCAACCGGTCGGCTTTCATCGCGCTCATCAACTATGCGGACGGCGAGCTTGCCTATATCCTGGCGCCGCAGCGTCTGGCCGTTGGCGACAAGGTTCTCGCCGCCGACAGCGCGATCGACGTGAAGCCCGGCAATGCGATGCCGCTGCAGAACATTCCGGTCGGCTCGATCGTGCACAACGTCGAGATGAAGCCGGGCAAGGGCGGCCAGATCGCCCGTTCGGCAGGCACCTATGTGCAGCTCGTCGGCCGCGACCAGGGCATGGCGATCCTTCGCCTGAACTCCGGCGAACAGCGTCTCGTGCCTGGCTCTTGCCTTGCTTCGATCGGCGCTGTATCGAACCCCGACCATTCCAACACGAATGACGGCAAGGCCGGTCGTTCGCGCTGGCGGGGCAAGCGTCCGCATGTTCGCGGCGTCGTCATGAACCCGATCGACCACCCGCACGGTGGTGGTGAAGGCCGTACATCCGGTGGTCGCCACCCTGTTTCGCCCTGGGGCAAGCCCACCAAGGGCAAGCGCACGCGCAAGAACAAGTCGACAGACAAGTTCATCATGCGCTCGCGCCACCAGAAGAAGAAGTAAGAGAGGTAGTCTGAAATGGCTCGTTCAGTATGGAAGGGACCGTTTGTTGACGGCTATCTTCTCAAGAAGGCTGAGAAGGTGCGTGAAGGCGGTCGCCACGAAGTGATCAAGATCTGGAGCCGCCGTTCCACGATCATGCCGCAGTTCGTCGGCCTGACCTTCGGCGTCTACAATGGTTCCAAGCACATTCCGGTCTCCGTGTCGGAAGAGATGGTCGGCCACAAGTTCGGTGAATTTGCACCGACGCGGACCTATTACGGTCACGGCGCCGACAAGAAGGCGAAGAGGAAGTAACAATGGGCAAGGCAAAAGCCGCACGCCGGCTTAAGGAAAACGAGGCGCAGGCCGTTACGCGCACGATCCGCGTCAGCCCGCAGAAGCTCAACCTCGTCGCCGCCATGATCCGCGGCAAGAAGGTTGACCGGGCCCTGGCCGATCTCGAATTCTCGCAGAAGCGGGTTTCCGGGACCGTCCGCAAGACGCTCGAATCGGCCATCGCCAATGCTGAAAACAACCACGACCTCGACGTTGACCAGCTCATCGTCGCGGAAGCCTATGTCGGCAAGTCGATTGTCGCCAAGCGCTTCATGGTCCGTGGCCGGGGCCGCGCATCGCGCATCCTCAAGCCGTTTTCGCATCTGACGATCGTCGTCCGTGAAGTCGAAGAGGAGGCCGCATAATGGGTCAGAAAATCAATCCGATCGGTTTCCGTCTCGGCGTCAACCGCACCTGGGACAGCCGCTGGTTCGCTGACAATCACGAATACGGCAAGCTGCTCCACGAAGACCTGAAGATCCGCAGCTACATCCAGAAGGAACTGAAGCAGGCGGGTGTTTCCAAGGTCGTTATCGAGCGTCCGCACAAGAAGTGCCGCGTGACCATCCATTCGGCGCGTCCGGGCCTGATCATCGGCAAGAAGGGCGCGGACATCGAGAAGCTGCGCAGCAAGCTTGCGACGATGACCGACTCGGAAATGCACCTCAACATCGTTGAAGTGCGCAAGCCGGAAACTGACGCCACGCTGGTCGCGCAGTCGATCGCGCAGCAGCTGGAACGCCGTATTGCCTTCCGCCGCGCCATGAAGCGCTCGGTGCAGTCGGCCATGCGTCTCGGCGCAGAGGGCATCCGCATCGTCTGCTCGGGCCGTCTCGGCGGCGCCGAGATCGCGCGGACCGAATGGTACCGCGAAGGCCGCGTTCCGCTTCACACGCTGCGCGCCGACATCGACTACGGCACGGCCGAAGCTGAAACCGCATACGGCATTTGCGGCATCAAGGTCTGGGTCTTCAAGGGCGAAATCCTTGAGCACGATCCGATGGCCTCCGAGCGTCGCGCGACCGAGGGCGACAACAAGGGTAACAGCGGCAACAATCGCCGCCGCGAAAACGCCTGACAACGGCGTTTTCCGCGAAGTTCGGAGATAGAAGAAAATGTTGCAGCCAAAGCGTACAAAGTACCGCAAGCAGTTCAAGGGCCGCATCCATGGCGCAGCCAAGGGCGGCAGCGATCTGGCTTTCGGTGAATATGGGCTGAAGGCGCAGGAACCCAACCGCGTCAACGCGCGCGAGATCGAGGCGGCCCGCCGCGCGATCACCCGTCACATGAAGCGTGCCGGTCGCGTGTGGATCCGTATCTTTCCTGACACGCCGGTCACCTCCAAGCCGACCGAAGTGCGTATGGGTAAGGGCAAGGGCGGCGTCGATTACTGGGCGGCCCGCGTGAAGCCCGGCCGGATCATGTTCGAAATCGATGGTGTGAGCGAAGACATTGCTCGTGAAGCCCTGCGCCTCGGCGCGGCCAAGCTTTCGGTCAAGACGCGCTTCATCCAGCGTATCGCAGAGTAAGGAGTGGTACCGATGAAAACTTCTGACGTACACGCCATGACCGAAGACCAGCTCAAGGACGAGCTCGCCAAGCTCAAGAAGGAGCAGTTCAACCTGCGCTTCCAGAAGGCGACCGGACAGCTGGAAAAAACGGCGCGCATCAAGGAAGTGCGCCGCGACATCGCGCGTGTGAAAACCATTGCTGCCCAGAAGGCGGCGGCCGCCAAGGCCTGAGAACTATAGAGGACCGACAAGAAAATGCCTAAACGCATCCTGCAAGGCGTTGTCGTCAGCGACAAGAACGATAAAACGGTCGTAGTCCGGGTTGAGCGTCGTTTCGCCCACCCGCTGATGCAGAAGACTGTACGCCGCTCGAAAAAGTACAAGGCGCATGACGCCGAAAACCAGTACAAGATCGGGGATACCGTATTCATCGAGGAATGCGCGCCGATCTCCAAGGACAAGCGCTGGACGGTGGTCTCCGCCCAGGCCTGACTTTTAAAATTGAACAGCTATTTCGCCCGGGCCCTTGCGCTTTGGCGAAATATCTGTATGTAGCACGGCATCGAGATGCGGGGGCGTCCGGCAACGGGCGGCCTTTTCCGTAAGGGCTTTCCCCTTCGAAAGGGGCCCCGGGCCCCGAAAGACGCTACAAGAAGACGCTCTGGCTCTTGCACGCGGTGCAGGCCCCGAAAGAAATCCTTTTCGGGCCGCATGGTTTTGAAAGTGCTGGACAGGAAATTCGAGCGACCGCCGGGTCAGGTTTTGGCAGGGCGGGCGCTTTGATACGTGTCGATTAAGCTGGTCTAGGGGGCAGAGGTGCCCAACCGGGCCGGTAACAACAAGAAGGCGACCTGATATGATTCAGATGCAAACAAACCTCGACGTGGCGGATAATTCCGGCGCGCGTCGTGTCATGTGCATCAAGGTTCTGGGCGGCTCCAAGCGTAAATATGCCTCTATCGGCGACATCATCGTCGTTTCGGTGAAAGAGGCTGTTCCGCGCGGACGCGTCAAGAAGGGCGATGTGATGAAGGCCGTTGTCGTTCGCACGGCAAAGGACATCCGCCGCGCTGACGGCTCCGTCATCCGCTTCGACAGCAATGCTGCCGTTCTGATCAACAACAACAAAGAGCCGATTGGTACGCGTATCTTCGGGCCGGTTCCGCGCGAGCTGCGTGGCAAGAGCCATATGAAGATCATCTCCCTGGCTCCGGAAGTTCTGTAAGGGAGCGCGGAACATGCAGAGAATCAAAAAGGGCGACAAGGTCGTCGTGATCGCCGGCAAGGACAAGGGCCGCACCGGTGAAGTCGTACAGGTTTTCCCGAAGGAAGACCGCGCCGTCGTTTCGGGCATCAATGTCGTGCGTCGCCACCAGCGGCAGACGCAGACCACCGAAGCCGGCATCATCACCAAGGAAGCGCCGGTTCACCTTTCGAACCTCGCGATCGCCGATCCGAAGGACGGCAAGCCGACTCGCGTTGGCTTCAAGGTCGAGGGTGAGAAGAAGGTCCGCTATGCAAAGCGTTCGGGAGAAGTGATCGATGGCTGAAGCAAAGTATGAGCCGCGCCTGAAGACGGTTTTCAACGAAAAGATCCGCGCTGAGCTGCAGGAGAGCTTTTCTTACGCCAACCCGATGATGATCCCGCGCCTCGACAAGGTCGTGATCAACATGGGCGTCGGCGAGGCTGTCGGCGATTCGAAGAAGCCGACCAATGCCGCAGCTGACCTCTCGGCGATCGCCGGCCAGAAGGCCGTGATCACCCATGCGCGCAACTCCATCGCCGGCTTCAAGGTCCGCGAGGGCATGCCGATCGGCGCCAAGGTGACGCTGCGCGGCGACCGCATGTATGAATTCGTTGACCGCCTGGTGAACATCGCGCTGCCGCGCGTTCGCGACTTCCG
This window of the Martelella lutilitoris genome carries:
- the fusA gene encoding elongation factor G gives rise to the protein MAREYKIEDYRNFGIMAHIDAGKTTTTERILFYTGKSHKIGEVHDGAATMDWMEQEQERGITITSAATTTFWQGRDGKKRRFNIIDTPGHVDFTIEVERSLRVLDGAVALLDANAGVEPQTETVWRQADKYNVPRMIFCNKMDKIGADFYRSVEMVKSRLGATPVVIQLPIGAENDFAGVIDLIEMKALVWDGEHLGAQWDITDIPADMKDKAEEWREAMIEAVVEIDEAAMEAYLEGEMPDNDTIRKLLRKGTIGVQFFPMLCGSAFKNKGVQPLLDAVVDFLPSPIDIESIKGIDVKTEADIERHADDNEPLSMLAFKIMNDPFVGSLTFCRVYSGKLEKGSSVMNTVKEKRERVGRMLQMHSNSRSDIEEAYAGDIVALAGLKETTTGDTLCDPLKPVILERMEFPEPVIRIAIEPKTKADQEKMGIALNRLAAEDPSFRVFSDEESGQTIIAGMGELHLDILVDRMKREFKVEANVGAPQVAYRETITQAHEEDYTHKKQSGGSGQFARVKIIFEPNPDGEDFVFESKIVGGSVPKEYIPGVQKGIESVLSSGPLAGFPMLGIKATLVDGAYHDVDSSVLAFEIAARACFREAARKAGAQLLEPIMSVEVVTPEDYVGDVIGDLNSRRGQIQGQEPRGNATVIEAEVPLANMFKYVDTLRSMSQGRAQYTMTFDHNAPVPSNVAQEIQAKYSGSK
- the tuf gene encoding elongation factor Tu, with the translated sequence MAKAKFERSKPHVNIGTIGHVDHGKTTLTAAITKFFGDFRAYDQIDAAPEEKARGITISTAHVEYETDKRHYAHVDCPGHADYVKNMITGAAQMDGAILVCSAADGPMPQTREHILLARQVGVPAIVVFLNKVDQVDDEELLELVEMEVRELLDSYEFPGDEIPIIKGSALAALEDSNKEIGEDAIRALMAAVDDYVPTPERPVDQPFLMPIEDVFSISGRGTVVTGRVERGIVKVGEEVEIVGIKATQKTTVTGVEMFRKLLDQGQAGDNIGALIRGINRDQVERGQILCKPGSVTPHTKFKAEAYILTKDEGGRHTPFFTNYRPQFYFRTTDVTGVVTLPEGTEMVMPGDNVTVDVELIVPIAMEEKLRFAIREGGRTVGAGIVASIVE
- the rpsJ gene encoding 30S ribosomal protein S10 — encoded protein: MNGQNIRIRLKAFDHRILDASTREIVSTAKRTGANVRGPVPLPTRIEKFTVNRGPHIDKKSREQFEMRTHKRLLDIVDPTPQTVDALMKLDLAAGVDVEIKL
- the rplC gene encoding 50S ribosomal protein L3; the protein is MRSGVIAQKVGMTRVFNDAGEHIPVTVLRMDGCQVVATRTKDKNGYTAVQLGAGRSKVKNTSKALRGHFAKGSVEPKAKLVEFRVSEDNLLEIGAELTAGHFVSGQLVDVTGTTIGKGFAGAMKRHNFGGLRATHGVSISHRSHGSTGSNQDPGKVWKGKKMAGHMGQTRVTTQNLEVVRTDEERGLILVKGAVPGSKGAWITVRDAVKSGVPENAPRPAGLRAAETNGAE
- the rplD gene encoding 50S ribosomal protein L4, which encodes MDLTVKTLEGKDAGKVSLKDEIFGLEPREDILARMVRYQLAKKRQGSHKVKGRSEVALTGAKMYKQKGTGNARHHAKRAPQFRGGGRAHGPVVRDHAHDLPKKLRALALKHALSAKAKGENIIIVDDLVAKEAKTKALIAQFAGLGLENALIIGGSEVDGNFKLAARNIPNIDVLPVQGINVYDILRRGKLVLSKSAVEALEERFK
- a CDS encoding 50S ribosomal protein L23, producing the protein MSDIRHYDVIVSPVITEKSTLVSDNNQVVFNVAKNASKPEIKAAVEELFGVKVKSVNTLVRKGKIKRFRNFSGKQKDVKKAIVTLAEGQSVDVTTGV
- the rplB gene encoding 50S ribosomal protein L2, with the translated sequence MALKTFNPTTPSQRQLVIVERSELYKGKPVKALTQGLSSKGGRNNYGRVTARFQGGGHKRTYRMIDFKRRKFGVEGTVERLEYDPNRSAFIALINYADGELAYILAPQRLAVGDKVLAADSAIDVKPGNAMPLQNIPVGSIVHNVEMKPGKGGQIARSAGTYVQLVGRDQGMAILRLNSGEQRLVPGSCLASIGAVSNPDHSNTNDGKAGRSRWRGKRPHVRGVVMNPIDHPHGGGEGRTSGGRHPVSPWGKPTKGKRTRKNKSTDKFIMRSRHQKKK
- the rpsS gene encoding 30S ribosomal protein S19; this translates as MARSVWKGPFVDGYLLKKAEKVREGGRHEVIKIWSRRSTIMPQFVGLTFGVYNGSKHIPVSVSEEMVGHKFGEFAPTRTYYGHGADKKAKRK
- the rplV gene encoding 50S ribosomal protein L22 — translated: MGKAKAARRLKENEAQAVTRTIRVSPQKLNLVAAMIRGKKVDRALADLEFSQKRVSGTVRKTLESAIANAENNHDLDVDQLIVAEAYVGKSIVAKRFMVRGRGRASRILKPFSHLTIVVREVEEEAA
- the rpsC gene encoding 30S ribosomal protein S3 — encoded protein: MGQKINPIGFRLGVNRTWDSRWFADNHEYGKLLHEDLKIRSYIQKELKQAGVSKVVIERPHKKCRVTIHSARPGLIIGKKGADIEKLRSKLATMTDSEMHLNIVEVRKPETDATLVAQSIAQQLERRIAFRRAMKRSVQSAMRLGAEGIRIVCSGRLGGAEIARTEWYREGRVPLHTLRADIDYGTAEAETAYGICGIKVWVFKGEILEHDPMASERRATEGDNKGNSGNNRRRENA
- the rplP gene encoding 50S ribosomal protein L16 gives rise to the protein MLQPKRTKYRKQFKGRIHGAAKGGSDLAFGEYGLKAQEPNRVNAREIEAARRAITRHMKRAGRVWIRIFPDTPVTSKPTEVRMGKGKGGVDYWAARVKPGRIMFEIDGVSEDIAREALRLGAAKLSVKTRFIQRIAE
- the rpmC gene encoding 50S ribosomal protein L29, translating into MKTSDVHAMTEDQLKDELAKLKKEQFNLRFQKATGQLEKTARIKEVRRDIARVKTIAAQKAAAAKA
- the rpsQ gene encoding 30S ribosomal protein S17, producing MPKRILQGVVVSDKNDKTVVVRVERRFAHPLMQKTVRRSKKYKAHDAENQYKIGDTVFIEECAPISKDKRWTVVSAQA
- the rplN gene encoding 50S ribosomal protein L14, producing the protein MIQMQTNLDVADNSGARRVMCIKVLGGSKRKYASIGDIIVVSVKEAVPRGRVKKGDVMKAVVVRTAKDIRRADGSVIRFDSNAAVLINNNKEPIGTRIFGPVPRELRGKSHMKIISLAPEVL
- the rplX gene encoding 50S ribosomal protein L24; translation: MQRIKKGDKVVVIAGKDKGRTGEVVQVFPKEDRAVVSGINVVRRHQRQTQTTEAGIITKEAPVHLSNLAIADPKDGKPTRVGFKVEGEKKVRYAKRSGEVIDG
- the rplE gene encoding 50S ribosomal protein L5 — translated: MAEAKYEPRLKTVFNEKIRAELQESFSYANPMMIPRLDKVVINMGVGEAVGDSKKPTNAAADLSAIAGQKAVITHARNSIAGFKVREGMPIGAKVTLRGDRMYEFVDRLVNIALPRVRDFRGLNPKSFDGRGNFAMGIKEHIVFPEIEYDKVDQMWGMDIIVCTTANTDDEARALLTAFNFPFRK